A region from the Riemerella anatipestifer genome encodes:
- a CDS encoding MlaE family ABC transporter permease → MLKLSKRMLTSVGEYVLLLGKVIKRPQKHNIFFKLLMREINDLGVNSFGLVLFTSIFVGAVVAIQMYNNFKASTIPIPLYFIGYATKVVLILEFSPTIISLILAGKVGSYIASSIGTMRVTEQIDALDIMGVNSPNFLILPKIVANVIFNPLLIAISIVFGIYGGYLAGVATGNWTEADYITGIQRYIPDYFIWYAFFKTVVFAFLIATIPAYFGYNVKGGSLEVGRASTQAVVWTMVAIIIAELVSTQLFLS, encoded by the coding sequence ATGTTAAAGTTGTCAAAAAGAATGCTTACCTCTGTGGGAGAATATGTTTTGTTACTAGGAAAAGTAATAAAACGCCCGCAGAAACATAATATTTTTTTTAAACTCTTGATGAGAGAGATTAACGATTTAGGCGTTAACTCTTTTGGTTTGGTATTATTTACTTCCATATTTGTGGGGGCTGTAGTCGCAATACAAATGTATAATAACTTTAAGGCATCTACCATTCCCATTCCACTGTACTTTATAGGTTATGCTACTAAGGTAGTACTTATTTTAGAGTTTTCACCTACTATCATTAGCCTTATTTTGGCAGGTAAAGTAGGGTCTTATATAGCGTCTAGTATAGGAACGATGAGAGTAACGGAGCAGATAGATGCTTTAGATATTATGGGTGTTAATTCCCCTAACTTTTTGATTCTTCCAAAGATAGTAGCCAATGTTATTTTTAACCCATTACTCATAGCCATTAGTATTGTTTTTGGTATTTATGGAGGCTATTTAGCAGGTGTTGCTACGGGTAATTGGACAGAAGCCGACTATATTACAGGTATACAAAGATATATCCCAGACTATTTTATATGGTATGCCTTTTTTAAAACGGTGGTGTTTGCGTTCCTTATTGCTACAATTCCAGCTTATTTTGGTTATAATGTAAAAGGAGGGTCTTTAGAAGTAGGTAGAGCTAGTACCCAGGCGGTAGTTTGGACTATGGTGGCAATTATTATTGCCGAACTTGTATCAACCCAATTATTTTTAAGCTAA
- a CDS encoding 7-carboxy-7-deazaguanine synthase QueE: MMTNTEKELLKLGKLLPVMEHFYTIQGEGAHTGKAAYFIRLGGCDVGCHWCDVKESWDPNLHPLMDAEEVAQIAANHSKTIVLTGGEPLMWNLEILTKKLKDLGCTIHIETSGAYEMTGHIDWVCLSPKKTGLPKESIYAKANELKVIVFNNHDFKFAEEQASKVSQNCKFYLQSEWSKRDEMYPKITDYILENPKWQASVQTHKYLNIP, from the coding sequence ATGATGACTAATACTGAAAAAGAATTACTAAAGTTAGGGAAGCTACTCCCTGTAATGGAGCATTTCTATACAATACAAGGCGAAGGTGCACATACGGGCAAAGCGGCATATTTTATTCGTTTAGGAGGTTGTGATGTTGGTTGTCATTGGTGTGATGTTAAAGAAAGTTGGGATCCTAACTTGCATCCTTTAATGGACGCAGAAGAAGTAGCCCAAATAGCAGCAAACCATTCTAAAACCATTGTTTTGACAGGTGGAGAGCCACTTATGTGGAATTTAGAAATACTTACAAAAAAATTAAAAGACTTAGGTTGCACTATACACATAGAAACTTCTGGTGCTTATGAAATGACTGGGCATATAGACTGGGTTTGCCTTTCTCCTAAGAAAACAGGTTTGCCTAAAGAAAGTATATATGCAAAGGCAAATGAGTTAAAAGTAATTGTTTTCAATAATCACGATTTTAAGTTTGCTGAAGAACAAGCCTCTAAAGTTTCTCAAAATTGTAAATTTTATCTCCAAAGCGAATGGAGTAAAAGAGATGAAATGTATCCTAAAATAACCGATTATATTTTAGAAAATCCTAAATGGCAGGCTTCGGTACAAACGCACAAATATCTTAATATCCCATAG
- a CDS encoding T9SS type A sorting domain-containing protein — MKQFLFSIFLSIAFFGLPSIMKAQNVRDYINNQQKSDDVLVVAYPNPAKDFIVLKTKNPSTRVKSVTFYSIVGAQVMEVFPNSNYVEIRLDKLIYGKYLIKYTLSDNTQQVTQIIKQ; from the coding sequence ATGAAACAATTTTTATTCTCTATATTTTTATCAATTGCATTTTTTGGATTACCTTCTATAATGAAGGCTCAGAATGTGAGAGATTATATCAATAATCAACAAAAATCTGATGATGTTCTTGTGGTAGCTTACCCTAACCCAGCTAAAGATTTCATTGTATTAAAAACTAAAAATCCATCAACAAGGGTTAAAAGTGTTACTTTTTACTCTATAGTTGGAGCTCAGGTGATGGAGGTTTTTCCTAATTCAAATTATGTTGAAATTAGATTAGACAAGCTTATATACGGTAAGTATCTTATAAAATATACTCTAAGTGATAATACTCAACAGGTTACACAAATTATAAAACAGTAA
- a CDS encoding exopolysaccharide biosynthesis polyprenyl glycosylphosphotransferase encodes MQNIRYSRYLKFLFIGADVFAIITCFYILFPNKEGEWLWRTESLIFLSIVCVFWGLLSGYTRLYHVPRTLTYTLHLERILKHTLFFFLGIWMLELLSTKVNFSQNELTFWGYFLILILSFKSFTFFLLKYYRSLGKNHRNVMFFSDDNLSTILKQTLLERKDYGYKVYSFNGNITEQELTLFWKINGIDTLFLSSENETHQIKKILKLAEIHKVNVNLVPNTFNQSFFNYHLQYFGVSPVLIPERYPLSFVSNQIIKRLFDILFSILVLVFVGIWLFPIISFFIWLESGSPILFIQKRYGYRAKVFQCFKFRTMVDDYQSCEKRVTKVGRFLRKTSLDEMPQFINVLFGDMSVVGPRPHMLSVDDFYKSQIEQYSTRSLVKPGITGLAQVNGLRGDGGENLDEKMKKRLLADVFYIKNWSISLDIVIILKTIFLIIRGDENAQ; translated from the coding sequence ATGCAGAATATCCGCTATTCTAGATATTTAAAATTTTTATTTATAGGAGCAGATGTTTTTGCTATAATTACTTGTTTTTATATACTTTTCCCTAATAAAGAAGGAGAATGGCTGTGGAGAACTGAAAGCCTTATTTTCTTGTCTATTGTTTGTGTATTTTGGGGATTATTAAGTGGTTACACTCGTTTGTATCATGTGCCTCGCACACTTACCTATACACTTCATTTAGAGAGGATTTTAAAACATACTTTGTTTTTCTTTTTAGGAATATGGATGCTGGAGTTATTGTCTACAAAAGTAAATTTCAGTCAAAATGAATTAACTTTTTGGGGATATTTCTTGATTTTGATATTATCATTTAAGTCGTTTACTTTTTTTCTTCTTAAATATTATAGAAGTCTAGGTAAAAATCACAGAAATGTGATGTTTTTTTCAGATGATAATCTTTCTACCATTTTAAAACAAACTCTTCTAGAGCGTAAGGATTATGGCTATAAAGTATATAGTTTTAATGGAAATATCACTGAGCAAGAGCTTACTCTTTTTTGGAAAATCAATGGCATAGATACATTATTTTTATCTTCAGAAAATGAAACTCATCAAATAAAAAAAATACTAAAACTAGCAGAAATACATAAAGTTAATGTAAATCTTGTACCTAACACCTTTAACCAAAGTTTTTTTAACTACCATCTTCAATATTTTGGAGTATCGCCTGTGCTTATTCCAGAAAGATATCCGCTAAGTTTTGTTAGTAATCAAATAATTAAAAGGTTATTTGATATTTTATTTTCAATTTTAGTATTGGTGTTTGTGGGTATTTGGCTTTTCCCTATTATCTCATTTTTTATTTGGTTAGAAAGCGGTAGTCCTATCTTATTTATACAAAAAAGATATGGTTATCGGGCGAAAGTCTTCCAATGTTTTAAATTCAGAACAATGGTTGATGACTATCAATCTTGTGAGAAAAGAGTTACAAAAGTGGGAAGGTTTCTTAGAAAAACCAGCCTTGATGAGATGCCTCAATTTATAAATGTTCTATTCGGGGATATGTCTGTGGTAGGTCCACGCCCTCATATGCTTTCTGTAGATGATTTTTATAAATCTCAGATAGAACAATACAGTACACGAAGTTTAGTAAAACCAGGGATAACAGGGTTAGCTCAAGTAAATGGTTTGAGAGGTGATGGTGGAGAAAATCTAGATGAAAAGATGAAAAAAAGGCTACTAGCCGATGTTTTTTATATTAAAAATTGGAGCATAAGTTTAGATATCGTAATTATATTAAAAACCATTTTTTTGATTATCAGAGGAGACGAAAATGCTCAGTAG
- the rimM gene encoding ribosome maturation factor RimM (Essential for efficient processing of 16S rRNA): MRKEDCYFLGKITRKHGLSGNVILKLDTDQPEFYNKLESIFVEINGLLVPFFIEKQQWQKSDSKIITFKNVSDAMVEQALGKSVFLPLSTLPPLDGNQFYYHEVIGFDIFDESENFCGSIKEINDQTTQHYFILNNQGKEVIIPIIKDWILKVNRDEKVISMQLPEGLLEVFEV; the protein is encoded by the coding sequence ATGCGAAAGGAGGATTGCTATTTTCTTGGAAAAATCACTCGTAAGCATGGTCTTTCGGGGAATGTTATCTTGAAGTTAGATACAGACCAACCCGAATTCTACAACAAATTGGAATCAATATTCGTTGAAATCAACGGGTTATTGGTTCCTTTTTTTATAGAAAAACAGCAGTGGCAAAAATCAGACTCTAAAATCATTACTTTTAAAAATGTGTCGGATGCTATGGTAGAACAAGCACTGGGTAAAAGTGTTTTTTTACCACTTTCTACTTTACCTCCGCTAGACGGTAACCAATTCTATTACCACGAAGTAATAGGTTTTGACATCTTTGACGAATCTGAAAACTTCTGTGGTTCAATCAAAGAGATTAACGACCAAACCACACAACACTATTTTATTCTTAATAATCAAGGTAAGGAAGTTATCATTCCTATTATCAAAGATTGGATTCTGAAGGTTAATAGAGATGAAAAAGTAATTTCTATGCAATTGCCAGAAGGACTTCTAGAAGTATTTGAGGTATAA
- a CDS encoding 30S ribosomal protein S16, producing MSVKIRLQRHGKKGKPFYHIVVADSRAKRDGRFIQKLGTYNPITNPATIDLDVNAAVDWLNKGAQPTDTARAILSYKGALYKKHLLGGVAKGAFDEAEAEKRFNAWLEEKEAKVQGKKENLAKSKEEAKKAALEAEQKVSEARLNARKEAEATAEPAEEVAEESTEAPATEGNEAEA from the coding sequence ATGTCAGTAAAAATTAGATTACAAAGACACGGTAAAAAAGGAAAACCGTTTTACCACATCGTGGTTGCAGATTCTAGAGCTAAAAGAGATGGTAGATTCATCCAAAAACTAGGAACTTACAACCCAATTACTAACCCAGCTACTATTGATTTAGATGTAAATGCAGCGGTAGATTGGTTAAACAAAGGAGCTCAGCCTACGGATACCGCTAGAGCTATCTTATCGTACAAAGGTGCTCTTTACAAGAAACACTTACTTGGAGGAGTAGCTAAAGGTGCTTTTGATGAAGCTGAAGCAGAGAAGAGATTCAATGCTTGGTTAGAAGAAAAAGAAGCTAAAGTACAAGGTAAAAAAGAAAACTTAGCTAAATCTAAAGAAGAAGCTAAGAAAGCGGCACTAGAAGCTGAGCAAAAAGTAAGCGAGGCTAGACTAAATGCTAGAAAAGAAGCTGAAGCTACTGCAGAACCAGCAGAAGAAGTTGCTGAAGAAAGTACAGAAGCTCCTGCAACTGAAGGAAACGAAGCAGAAGCTTAA
- a CDS encoding multidrug efflux ABC transporter ATP-binding subunit RanA produces the protein MIEVKDLRKSFNDVEVLKGITTTFETGKINLVIGQSGSGKTVFLKCLLNVFDPSSGDILFDGRNLSIMGRTEKQEIRSEIGTVFQGSALFDSMTVEENISFPLDMFTNLTYTEKRKRVKEVIGRVHLENANTKFPSEISGGMQKRVAIARAIVNNPKYLFCDEPNSGLDPNTAIVIDELIKEITEEYNTTTIINTHDMNSVLTIGEKIVYLRKGVKEWEGNKDLIIKAENEHLIDFVYSSALFKQVRETMLRNNQTNL, from the coding sequence ATGATTGAAGTTAAAGATTTAAGAAAAAGTTTTAATGATGTAGAGGTTCTCAAAGGGATTACTACTACTTTTGAAACAGGAAAAATAAACCTTGTCATTGGTCAATCGGGTTCTGGTAAGACAGTATTTTTGAAGTGTTTACTCAATGTTTTTGATCCTTCTTCAGGAGATATTTTATTTGATGGAAGGAATTTAAGCATTATGGGACGAACGGAGAAACAAGAAATTCGTTCTGAGATAGGAACAGTGTTCCAAGGAAGTGCTTTATTTGACTCTATGACGGTAGAAGAAAATATATCTTTCCCTTTGGATATGTTTACTAATCTTACTTATACCGAAAAAAGAAAAAGAGTAAAGGAAGTAATTGGAAGAGTTCATTTAGAAAATGCTAACACCAAATTTCCTTCCGAAATATCAGGCGGAATGCAAAAACGAGTGGCAATCGCTAGAGCAATTGTAAACAATCCAAAATATCTCTTTTGTGACGAACCAAATTCTGGTTTAGACCCTAACACCGCCATTGTGATAGATGAGCTTATAAAAGAAATTACAGAGGAATATAATACGACGACGATTATTAACACTCACGATATGAACTCTGTACTTACTATAGGTGAGAAAATAGTTTATTTAAGAAAAGGTGTTAAAGAGTGGGAAGGTAACAAAGACCTTATTATCAAAGCAGAAAATGAACATTTGATAGATTTTGTTTATTCTTCGGCTTTGTTTAAGCAAGTAAGGGAAACAATGTTAAGAAATAATCAAACTAATTTATAA